Sequence from the Bicyclus anynana chromosome 2, ilBicAnyn1.1, whole genome shotgun sequence genome:
tcattgctaaaggtttgagtaatcttcagcaatgacactaggtctgtacgctgtgatgcatacagcttgaggtcatccatgtaaagcaagtgagatatgagctcaccacccctgcgaaggcgaaagcctagccctgaatcccgcagtaaagtactgagaggattaagggctagacaaaaccataaagggctcaaactatcgccctggaaaatacctcgcctaatctAATATTGTTAAATGTCATTAATAAGACACAAGATAAAAAGAAActttaaatcgtagacagagaagcatgaaacaaaatttcttgaaatgtaTGGGTCAATCGGAAAGTCGTAGCACTTCTAAACGCGTGCGCGCGTAAATTAAATCGAACGTTATTTGACTTGTTTGCTATAAACCcgtaaaaaatgttatattatttacgcATTTGATTcgattaactttaaaaatattgaaatagaaGTGATATTGAGTagaataatgtaatttaaatacttaaaattaaacttattatCTTTATCTTTTAGTTTTAGTATACTAAAAgctgttgaccgttttttatgccatacaactacacaaaccgacaTTTTTGGGAGGTCTTTACATGAAGGTGACTATGAAGCACGATTCtatataaacagtttttataaatataaacgcgTTAGACCGTTGATCTTATAATTTGGAAGACTGCTAacttctagcgaggcaggtgTACATATATAGTACGTCTGAGTCATTAAAGCATAAACAAGCCACCAAAACCATAGAGTAATTCACGCTCATAGACAAAACGCAATCAATTagaatgtcaaagtcaaagtcaaagtgacaattgacattttatttgacaaacattttagtgtttttgttttgcttttGAAATTATCGCTAAAATCCAAATGCCGATGGCatagtaatattatgttttttttgattgtggattattttgataaattatgaTGGAAAACTATGAAAATCTATATAACTCAATTTGCCGTTTATGTTTAAGTTTTAATGATCGAAAAAAAATGATACCTTTAATTGATAAAAGCAACCCAGACGGCTTTACTCCTTATGCAAAAGCCGTGTCAACTTTTGCCCACATTAGTTTTACGAATAAAGATTGTCTTCCGAAGAATATGTGTCCAAAgtgcttgtattttttaaaacatgccATTCAATTCAAACTGGTAACAGAATTTAGTGATAAATGTTTAAAACAATTGAAGAAACCAGTCGGAACCGAAAGTgaaaatttcaaacaaaaaattatcGAATTTACAATGTTCAAGTTCTATTTTCCCACCGAATGCTTCAAAATGAAAAGAGAGTGTTCCATTAATAAGAAATACTCCAAAGGAAAGAGCAAAGCTACTGATAGTTTGGAAGAAGATGAAGAAATTAAGGTTGATCAATTCAACTGTAACAATGACATGGAAAATGATATTTTTGAGACCCTTGTTGTAGAATCTGATAGTGAGCATCTATCACAGAGGGATGTTAAAATATTGGACGAAATTGAGAATAAAATTGGGTCAAATGTTTGTGAAAGTCCAAGTCCAGTCTTTAAAAGGAAGAAAAAAAGGATGAAAAATAAGGGTCTTAAAGCTAGAATACATAAGTTAGCAATGAAACATAAAAGCATGCGGAAAACAAACTTGGTTTGCAATGTTTGTAACAGAGTGTTGGCTAATCAACTGACATATAATCACCACATGCAAAGGCACACTGGATGCAGGTAATACatgctttattttaatattagctgacaccctgcagtttcacccacttagttcctgttcccgtgagaataccaagatgtaatatagcctatgactctcacaaataatgtggctttctaggggtaaaagaattttcaaaattggttaagtaccTAGTACCAGAGATTACCACCTGCAACACCACACACTTTACCTctgtaaaatattagtatagataaataattttaactaactgCCTCATCAGTCCAATGGTTAGTTTGTGTGGCTTTGGCTCGtgaggttctgggtttgaatcctggtTCACAAACTTTGTTCTAAGAAACATATTCCTGAATCTATTGATCCGTGAATGTGACAAAACTTTGATAAGTTTATATCACACACAGAATTGTATGTAGGGTTTAATGAAAAAGCaaaacatacattttgtttgtattgtgtTTAGCAACAAATTATTAAATGTCAAGCTTAAAAACTTAAACTCAGATAGGTATTGGTATTACTTTCATCCAGAAAAGTACAGTCTTCAAAATCAAACAGAAAGAAGACAGTCAGACTAAAATTGAATAATgtgaaaatgttaaaaaaagacTACTAAAGATTcttgaaagttttaaaaaaaattgtgatctCCTCCTTGCGTcatattcctcattactgagggtcgtgacccctatcacaagCTTGCTTATTCACAATGTCGCGCCATGTGGCTCAGCTTTTTGcgacttgcagagcctcgtgtacTTTGGTGTCGAGAGTAGCGTGGATTTGgtcggaccaacgcatcgggctatgtcctcgaggtctctttccttccacttgtGATCACACAGTGATcactagtttctctaagttatctccttgtctcctggcaatgtggccaaagtactcgaggatcctctgaagacagaGGTGGTGGACAGCCTCTTCGATATGTTAAGTTTTTTTAGCACCCATACATTGGTTCTATGTGCTGTCCACGGAATACAGAGCATTCTTCTCGAGCATCACATCCCAAAAGCATCTATGCGATGCCAATCAGCTGATCGTGTAGGTCTCAGCTGCTTATGTGACATCtcatataaatagtaaaataatttatttattcaacagGTATATTTGTGAACATTGTGGCAAAGGTTTTCCTGTTCTCAATGAGCTCCAAGTTCACCAAGTAACAAAACATGATACTGGTCCATACCTCCAATGTTCACATTGCCCCTTCAAAGCTCCTCGGAAATTCGACTTGATAGAACATGAGCGAATACATTCAGGAGAGCGTCCATATACATGTGAGAAGTGTGGATTGACCTTCCGTAGAAGAGGCATATGGAGAAAGCACTTAATATACCACTCTGAGAAGAAAGTTCAATGTCCCCAATGCCCAAGAAAGTTCTTCCAAAGAAGCGACATGTTAGCACATGCAAATAACATCCATGATAGAACATATGTTTATTCGTGCAGCAAATGTGGTGCTACATACACTAAAACGGAGACAGTGAGACGTCATATGACTGAGCGACATGGTATCCCCAGAGAGATGCAAGGGAAAATTATAAGGCTTAACAAAGGGGCAAGCTATCAAGAATATTAATACTTTATGTAGGTAatgtttttaagatttatttgatGTCCTTTGTACTTACCTatgtaaaactatttaaaattaaataatcagaaaaaaattcagttaattttttaataaatatcatagcccataatataattatgtaagtaaatcttcctgcttttaaaatataacgaaACCATGCTATATTACCTGTATttcgatttattattattctctgCAGAGTTAACATAATGTTCGCACGTAGGTTCGGAtgcggtctggggcatgcagttatgcacctccaacttttcagttacgtgcatttaaaaaaaaaatatcttgtgtctcaaacggtgaaggtaaaacattgtgaggaaacctgcttatctgagaattttctttattctctatgtgtgtgaagtctgccaatcgtaaggcctaacccctttcattctgagaggaaatccgagctcagcagtgagccgtatatgggttgataatgatgaagtatgtacctacaataGGTAGTTATCATAATCTGTTGTGTAGTAAAATCAAAACCCGTTTTGTTAGAAGGCGACTATAGTAACATTTATCTTGGGTAATGACGGTTACACTGCTGGGGCACGTTCCTGAATACGCATTACAATCATTTATGTTAGAGCATGGACTGTAAATTCAGATTGTTACTGAATTTTATACCTTCAGTCACCGGAAGAGGTCATAATTTTGAATAAGTAAACATGTAGGGGTTACCTAGGGGTGTATGACTGTAGCTATGATTACCTAGATATAAGAACATATAACATGTAGGTACCATTTTACGCACTGTTCCGATAGTATGACGCGATTACCAGTAAAAACTGGTAATAGCGTTGTATTTTTtcgtagtaggtaggtaatggTATAGTtggtagatacctacctacctataatctTGGCTAAGTAGCTGTCTGTGTACAAGTCatattcataattcatttatattatattaattatacttaCCTATAGAGAGATCCATGGCGCGATTCCCAACTGAAGATTTAGTATTTCTGACTTGATTTTTGACAaatgtcttcgaacagtgcgtgttgccagagATGATCTATGGTTTCTAGAcgtggtcgctaactatgagcctcatatTAAggaggcttagagtcacacagccggcgatgaaacgagctatgctcggagtatctccgCGTTATCGAATCGGAAATGAGatcacagaagaaccaaagtccgGTGACTTTGGGTTTTCTGCGGATCACGTCTCGCGAAGCTGAGGTGGCAATGAGTGgggctcatagttcgaagagctgattgACTATGGGGTCCCTAGGTGTTGGAATAACGaactactactatactatactatgtactagaaagcgcagtgttggtcgaccgacATCAAGCTAtcggggattcgctggatgcagacggctcaggatcgtgatgtgatgaagtccctacaataagcctatttcctgcagtggacgtcggcttatatgataatgatgaaactggttcaggtctggtttgttggtaggcatcggccgtcgctagttaccacGTTTCTGCCaaagacgtaggtacctacttaaatacttactgccaagtgatttatGTTATTAAGCCACGTAGAAACCTTCAGAGGTATAATAAGATTAATAAGCTTTAGACTTAGTCGCCAAATAACGCAAGTTAAGAttgacttttttaaaaaatcttaataattaagaggttatgttttgtcTATTTGGACCTAAGTAGTGATCGATAGGAGTATATTAAATACCTAGGTACCTGTGCTATAGACGATTTTACAGATTCAGAAGGCAGATTATGTGAAACAGTCACTCAGAGATAAACACGGAAGTTTTATTTACCATGATGGCTATTTTATCTGCGTGAACATCACATCGTAAACATTAATTTAGTTAGAGAACTCTTACAGAATCTACTTGatcgtaaaattttatttccgtTGCGGGTAAACTTCTGGTATAGGATCGTATGTTAGTGGTAGTTCTAAGTGGCTATTACTCATAACTACAACAGTTCGCGTATTTTTCTTCGAAACTTTAAATTGCTTATTGATTCTATTCATTTAGTGGTAAAGTTTTCCGCGCAGAATTGATTGGATGAATATTAAGGTAGTAGGTagctgtaggtacctatttacaggcatattacattacatacctGTACTCCTGtagaaagtttatttaattacctaataatattacGTGACGAGTAGTAGCGTCAGTGATTTTACCATCATTTTGtagcagaggaaacacctcgagcaagtcccaggacttgtgtgtaggtttaagggatgcCTATaaaatgcattaacactcacctcccctgccgTCGGGACATGTTCTCCGTGCTCACACTCAAGTCATCAAAATTTACCCGTTTAATTAGGTAAGTATAGGTATATTTCTTATGCTTGATCTCGTAAGTACTCTTATCCAATTTAACATAATTACGTACCTACGCTTATTCTAGATTCGAGTAGGCCCGCTACAGATAACTACCATATTTTCGATACATTTCAGGTGAgtccattttaaaattcaaggaCATATGTCTTTGTTAAAACTTAATTGAATTTCGCTCAAAAGGTAACATGTGTTTATATTCCAACCCTCAGGGGTAATTGAATATAGGGTCAGGCGTAACagcttattttaaataagtaccCATTTGTAACTGAGTCATTAATTTCGGcataaaaatacctataagTATAAAAACTTTAAGCAAAAGACAggtcgatgtcgtgtagaaaccgaaaggtgtgtggattttcatcctcctcctaacaagttagtccgcttccatcttagattgcatcatcacttaccatcaggtgctaGGTGTgcattgtaatcaagggctaacttgtaaagaataaaaacaaaggtagatacctcatcattatcaacccatacaaCCCATAATAGgatcactattgagcacgagtctcctctcaaaactTCTCTACTCAGGGCGGTTACTGATAATACTATcgtggaagaaagaaaagctcgaTTTTTCATAGCCTAAAACCAGGAATCGAACGAAGGGCTTCAAGATCCttaaccacataggctaaccacttgACTAAGAAGGTTCTATACGCATAATTATAGAGacaaactgcctcattggtttagtggttaacctatgtggatcacgaggtcctgggttacaTTCCAGGGTCGGGCTACAAAATACTGAGTGTTGcttcaaagaaattttcaatgaaaaatcTCAGTCCGGAGTTGGCACGTTAGtggtcattatcattgacaTTATGATAGTAGTCgttaaacaatttaatattactGTAGTATTATGTCAACAGTCTAGGCTGTCAATAGattagtctataaatacaatgGGACAAGATGGAGTCAGGTCAGTTGCACTTGGGTGCTACAGCAGTGCGTGCCACGATGgtaagtagatacagtgttcaacCAAGAGGAAGTGGTTAACCGAATGATAAACCAGAGAGTGTGTGCAAACATTACAATTACCTCCATAAACCCGCTATCTTACTTTGGAGCTttttggtgggtctaagctgtGGTCTAAGCCACATTATCCCCTCTACTATAATTCTCTTTCAATAGATTGGCCTGGCCTGTTtcaatagattgataataatcatAGAGATTTATTAGTGGTTAAAAATGCATAAACTGAATAGAACAATAGAGATTTTACTGTTCATGACCGAGCACAAATGAGTGCGTAGGTAACTAGGCTGGTATAATAGAAACGTGCCTCGGCGAAGAAGGCCGCCATTTCAGCGAGCCTTCTCAAATAACTCGGAGACCAATGAGTTTATACTGTTAGATACGTCATGTGCCTACGCACCGCAGAGAATGTTCCAAACTCACCTACTTCTCTgaacatgcacaattttgtgtttaattcgaTTACTTAAAcgtaagtactcgtatatacacaacgcaaatggtagatccaccagataattatctaaaattaatttgaatagtttccaAAAATACcaagggtgaccaagttatattttttttcgaatttttccATCTTGAAAAAGATGGAAAAAtcttttcaatgctgtagcatGTTAAACTTTGATATACGagtttttaaaaagataatacACTGCAGTTCCACACATTTTTTTACTGGTCATTTTTTATATCAGGTCGTATAGGTGGTTTCCACGATTTGCCTTTTATCCGCTAGTAACGGGACACTGTATAGTTTTTGCATTTCTTGAACACATAGCTCGGCATTCTAGAtagtatttaggtattattatgccaaatgactttcgttgtttaatatgcAATTAACTGAAATTAATCCAATTGGGTGACTTTTTCCGCCTCactttcgacgcgctagtgccatgtctaatagtataaaatcattgtcgGGGACGATATTGAATCTATTCGCGCAAGAAATTCTTTAATTGGTCTTTAATAAACAGACTCGCGAAATACaaagtttttgttt
This genomic interval carries:
- the LOC112058454 gene encoding zinc finger protein 91 produces the protein MMENYENLYNSICRLCLSFNDRKKMIPLIDKSNPDGFTPYAKAVSTFAHISFTNKDCLPKNMCPKCLYFLKHAIQFKLVTEFSDKCLKQLKKPVGTESENFKQKIIEFTMFKFYFPTECFKMKRECSINKKYSKGKSKATDSLEEDEEIKVDQFNCNNDMENDIFETLVVESDSEHLSQRDVKILDEIENKIGSNVCESPSPVFKRKKKRMKNKGLKARIHKLAMKHKSMRKTNLVCNVCNRVLANQLTYNHHMQRHTGCRYICEHCGKGFPVLNELQVHQVTKHDTGPYLQCSHCPFKAPRKFDLIEHERIHSGERPYTCEKCGLTFRRRGIWRKHLIYHSEKKVQCPQCPRKFFQRSDMLAHANNIHDRTYVYSCSKCGATYTKTETVRRHMTERHGIPREMQGKIIRLNKGASYQEY